acacttttgcagcacttttaaatttctactttattttagttaatatgtctgttaagtgttttgttatcatcaagataaacccaaatttatgcctacagttctagtagacataaatagggggagattgttaggaatatgtgtattagtttgatgataagttaaacaaaacacttaagtagaaatctagtgtttgtagcctcaacggataagaccattctggctatccgttgaaggattagctttacttaaaaatatgtttagtattgtagcacatttcattctatgtatttaagttgtaattcttagatgttgtgggaaattatcagtcatgttgactactagtggatatgcaaataggatggctaattgtaaatatttcatgccttgtaattttgtataagtgaagtagtatcaactgatagtaaagaccttcaacggatgagaaacaaagcttcaacggatgtctctaaagcttcaacggataacatccatcaacggatgagtgcatcaacggataaagcttcaactgctaatgcatcaacggataaagcttcaacggataaagcatcaatggatgaaagcttcaacggatgcttagttcaatagcagttgatagtgacaattcgtaagctgacagaggcacatgggttgacagagacaaactggaatgtggcagcctctaggaggaatcaggaaaatgcagcatttccattctggtgcaaacaaggaagtattcaaagattcggctaaacctaaattgcactggaaagagaagtgaagaagaaacatgtgaagagcctttttaattgtatctttatagttttgtcttcacttgtaaacttggtgatatataaaccaagtggcagctagtaattagatggtgaattttccagagctgtttagaaaaaattcagagagaaaatcatctagtttatactaggacgcacctgtgatttaattctttgaatcacagattttctgaaataacacatctctggtggaacaaaaaatccaccagaaaagtttttaagttctttgtgttctttacatttgtgtttgaatatatatatgtctgtattagcttcaagcaattcacacacatttgctcactaaaacacttagccttagaaactgctcaaaacttgaaaaagttttgagatttacattcaaccccccttctgtaaatctcattgttagttcactgggaataacaatcgcagatcccattgatctatactgcgataataatggagccattgcacaggctaaagaacctagatcacactcccgagccaaacatatactcaggagatttcaccttattcgagagattaatgaaaggggtgatatacacatatgtaaagtgcacacaaatgataacattgcagacccactgaccaaaggcttgtcgcatcagaagcacgatggtcacactaaTTCCATGGGTATgagatatatgggtgattggctctagtgcaagtgggagatttttagtgtaggtgccctagaggcaatacattattcttttaaatctttatgtcagttgatcattcaataaatgtatttattatgacctcaATTACTGTGATATTTttttagcataataaatgtccttagaatcatgatacacattgtatagtttaagtacatgacttgaacttaagattatataatatatcatattattaaaggtccctagtcaagtattattatataggacaataataatacatagatagactagtatgttgtttgacaagataaccacatctcattggttataagtatggggatactaaagtcaatacataggtacatgtatGAGTACATgatactggacagacccacagtgagattcttcatgtttaataaagtcataagaaagactcacagtgataatgctgtaacgatcctttgacttgaaattattatatttatatacgaggattaatatactttgactacattaaaagttacttttgatcgggagatgataaaagtggacatcgggtatatcatgagttgtatgagaaatatgaatgatagataaaagatttaaccctcctataattaggagagatattattggcctcttgattgagtacGATTATAaaaagcatggtcatgctcaaataatgatttgtcttgatagtctactcatggatcaagtaaacccggattaaatgttgaagaggatgactaaatacatgcctcgagtttaatctataatatgtatggttaaagggattatattacacgaaaaacattaatcatgaaaggttttatctaattacgatttaattattgtttaattgggtaacaatgatgtattactagataccgatcattgtttataattttattagagaataaaattattgccaattaaataatagcctagagggtcgcacaaatagagcacttaatggaatagttaatttaaattatggatttaaattaattgatgattatttgaattttattataattaaataagacttaattgagataatataaatttgaattaaagggaatatttttgcccataataattaagtatgacttagttattaattaaataatagaaatttgtttttattatttaatcatatacctactagggttgggctttgctgttatgggccttttaatcagccattataaatagataatgataggttaaagaggcttgtatgtttttggagaaaaccctagcagcaaagagaggcagaggcaattcggatcgtcaagaaggaggctagtacatccattccgtagttAAGTTCATGAGACGTTCTTGGaagtgctcgtgtggataccatagaggtgtttctccgagaggtagacacaaagcgtgatagctaggatctccgttgagttcgtgaaagtcaggctcttgaaaggtatgatatgttatctccataatctgcccacaattatacatggatgctgtttttgggtttcaaaattttttgttttatttacgtttatccgctgcgttttatgcctcggaacccaacagttctctcacatgtacctatgtattgactttagtatccccatacttataaccaatgagatgtggttatcttgtcaaataacatactagtctatctatgtattattattgtcctatataataatacttgactagggacctttaagaatattatatattatataatctcaagttcaagtcatgtacttaaactatacaatgtgtatcatgattctaaggacatttattatgcaaacaaaatatcgcagtaattaaggtcataataaatacatttattgaatgatcaactgacataaagatttaaaagaataatgtattatctctagggcacctacactaacagatATGTCATATCAAATTCTTTCATCATTGAGTTTTTAAACTCAGTAACCACCTTCTCATCATCTCCGGCATATATCAAATCATCAACATAAACATTGACAGCCAGTAAATTACATGTTTCTCCGATCCTGGTAAATAGTGTATATTCACTATTGCATTTCACaaatcttttttaaaaaaaaaatattcttCAAGGCGATTGAACCATGTTCGTGATGATTGTCTAAGCTCGTACAGTGATTTGATGAGTTTGTAAACTTTGTGCAGTTCATTTTTCACCTCTTGGTTGTTCAATATAAACATCTTCCTTCAACGTTCAATGAAGAAAAGATGATTTAACGTCAAGCTGGTAAACAGTCCACCCTCTTTGTTCAGCCAAAGCAAGAAGCATCTGAACAGTATCCATGCGTGACACGGGTGGataaacttcttcataatcgatTTCGTACTCTTGCGCATACCCCTTTGCAACTAAGTGAGCTTTATATTTTTCAACCTCGCCGTTTTCATTGAACTTTGTCTTAAATACCCATTTAACCCCGATCTTCTTTGCACCTGCTGGTAATTCGGTCAAATACCATGTACTGTTTTTCTCGATTGATTTCATCTCTGCATCCATGACTTCTCTCTACTTTGCATCCTTTACTACCTCTTCATAACTTGTCGGATCTGTGCTTACAGATAGCGCCCAACTAATCTCAACATCTTCATCAGAAAAACCCTCTCCAGAATCATAACCCTCTCCAGAAGCATAATCTTGCATCCAGATAGGCGGCCTTCTAACTCTTGAGCTTGTCTTGTAGCTTGTTCGGTTCATTATCTTGAGGCTCNNNNNNNNNNNNNNNNNNNNNNNNNNNNNNNNNNNNNNNNNNNNNNNNNNNNNNNNNNNNNNNNNNNNNNNNNNNNNNNNNNNNNNNNNNNNNNNNNNNNNNNNNNNNNNNNNNNNNNNNNNNNNNNNNNNNNNNNNNNNNNNNNNNNNNNNNNNNNNNNNNNNNNNNNNNNNNNNNNNNNNNNNNNNNNNNNNNNNNNNNNNNNNNNNNNNNNNNNNNNNNNNNNNNNNNNNNNNNNNNNNNNNNNNNNNNNNNNNNNNNNNNNNNNNNNNNNNNNNNNNNNNNNNNNNNNNNNNNNNNNNNNNNNNNNNNNNNNNNNNNNNNNNNNNNNNNNNNNNNNNNNNNNNNNNNNNNNNNNNNNNNNNNNNNNNNNNNNNNNNNNNNNNNNNNNNNNNNNNNNNNNNNNNNNNNNNNNNNNNNNNNNNNNNNNNNNNNNNNNNNNNNNNNNNNNNNNNNNNNNNNNNNNNNNNNNNNNNNNNNNNNNNNNNNNNNNNNNNNNNNNNNNNNNNNNNNNNNNNNNNNNNNNNNNNNNNNNNNNNNNNNNNNNNNNNNNNNNNNNNNNNNNNNNNNNNNNNNNNNNNNNNNNNNNNNNNNNNNNNNNNNNNNNNNNNNNNNNNNNNNNNNNNNNNNNNNNNNNNNNNNNNNNNNNNNNNNNNNNNNNNNNNNNNNNNNNNNNNNNNNNNNNNNNNNNNNNNNNNNNNNNNNNNNNNNNNNNNNNNNNNNNNNNNNNNNNNNNNNNNNNNNNNNNNNNNNNNNNNNNNNNNNNNNNNNNNNNNNNNNNNNNNNNNNNNNNNNNNNNNNNNNNNNNNNNNNNNNNNNNNNNNNNNNNNNNNNNNNNNNNNNNNNNNNNNNNNNNNNNNNNNNNNNNNNNNNNNNNNNNNNNNNNNNNNNNNNNNNNNNNNNNNNNNNNNNNNNNNNNNNNNNNNNNNNNNNNNNNNNNNNNNNNNNNNNNNNNNNNNNNNNNNNNNNNNNNNNNNNNNNNNNNNNNNNNNNNNNNNNNNNNNNNNNNNNNNNNNNNNNNNNNNNNNNNNNNNNNNNNNNNNNNNNNNNNNNNNNNNNNNNNNNNNNNNNNNNNNNNNNNNNNNNNNNNNNNNNNNNNNNNNNNNNNNNNNNNNNNNNNNNNNNNNNNNNNNNNNNNNNNNNNNNNNNNNNNNNNNNNNNNNNNNNNNNNNNNNNNNNNNNNNNNNNNNNNNNNNNNNNNNNNNNNNNNNNNNNNNNNNNNNNNNNNNNNNNNNNNNNNNNNNNNNNNNNNNNNNNNNNNNNNNNNNNNNNNNNNNNNNNNNNNNNNNNNNNNNNNNNNNNNNNNNNNNNNNNNNNNNNNNNNNNNNNNNNNNNNNNNNNNNNNNNNNNNNNNNNNNNNNNNNNNNNNNNNNNNNNNNNNNNNNNNNNNNNNNNNNNNNNNNNNNNNNNNNNNNNNNNNNNNNNNNNNNNNNNNNNNNNNNNNNNNNNNNNNNNNNNNNNNNNNNNNNNNNNNNNNNNNNNNNNNNNNNNNNNNNNNNNNNNNNNNNNNNNNNNNNNNNNNNNNNNNNNNNNNNNNNNNNNNNNNNNNNNNNNNNNNNNNNNNNNNNNNNNNNNNNNNNNNNNNNNNNNNNNNNNNNNNNNNNNNNNNNNNNNNNNNNNNNNNNNNNNNNNNNNNNNNNNNNNNNNNNNNNNNNNNNNNNNNNNNNNNNNNNNNNNNNNNNNNNNNNNNNNNNNNNNNNNNNNNNNNNNNNNNNNNNNNNNNNNNNNNNNNNNNNNNNNNNNNNNNNNNNNNNNNNNNNNNNNNNNNNNNNNNNNNNNNNNNNNNNNNNNNNNNNNNNNNNNNNNNNNNNNNNNNNNNNNNNNNNNNNNNNNNNNNNNNNNNNNNNNNNNNNNNNNNNNNNNNNNNNNNNNNNNNNNNNNNNNNNNNNNNNNNNNNNNNNNNNNNNNNNNNNNNNNNNNNNNNNNNNNNNNNNNNNNNNNNNNNNNNNNNNNNNNNNNNNNNNNNNNNNNNNNNNNNNNNNNNNNNNNNNNNNNNNNNNNNNNNNNNNNNNNNNNNNNNNNNNNNNNNNNNNNNNNNNNNNNNNNNNNNNNNNNNNNNNNNNNNNNNNNNNNNNNNNNNNNNNNNNNNNNNNNNNNNNNNNNNNNNNNNNNNNNNNNNNNNNNNNNNNNNNNNNNNNNNNNNNNNNNNNNNNNNNNNNNNNNNNNNNNNNNNNNNNNNNNNNNNNNNNNNNNNNNNNNNNNNNNNNNNNNNNNNNNNNNNNNNNNNNNNNNNNNNNNNNNNNNNNNNNNNNNNNNNNNNNNNNNNNNNNNNNNNNNNNNNNNNNNNNNNNNNNNNNNNNNNNNNNNNNNNNNNNNNNNNNNNNNNNNNNNNNNNNNNNNNNNNNNNNNNNNNNNNNNNNNNNNNNNNNNNNNNNNNNNNNNNNNNNNNNNNNNNNNNNNNNNNNNNNNNNNNNNNNNNNNNNNNNNNNNNNNNNNNNNNNNNNNNNNNNNNNNNNNNNNNNNNNNNNNNNNNNNNNNNNNNNNNNNNNNNNNNNNNNNNNNNNNNNNNNNNNNNNNNNNNNNNNNNNNNNNNNNNNNNNNNNNNNNNNNNNNNNNNNNNNNNNNNNNNNNNNNNNNNNNNNNNNNNNNNNNNNNNNNNNNNNNNNNNNNNNNNNNNNNNNNNNNNNNNNNNNNNNNNNNNNNNNNNNNNNNNNNNNNNNNNNNNNNNNNNNNNNNNNNNNNNNNNNNNNNNNNNNNNNNNNNNNNNNNNNNNNNNNNNNNNNNNNNNNNNNNNNNNNNNNNNNNNNNNNNNNNNNNNNNNNNNNNNNNNNNNNNNNNNNNNNNNNNNNNNNNNNNNNNNNNNNNNNNNNNNNNNNNNNNNNNNNNNNNNNNNNNNNNNNNNNNNNNNNNNNNNNNNNNNNNNNNNNNNNNNNNNNNNNNNNNNNNNNNNNNNNNNNNNNNNNNNNNNNNNNNNNNNNNNNNNNNNNNNNNNNNNNNNNNNNNNNNNNNNNNNNNNNNNNNNNNNNNNNNNNNNNNNNNNNNNNNNNNNNNNNNNNNNNNNNNNNNNNNNNNNNNNNNNNNNNNNNNNNNNNNNNNNNNNNNNNNNNNNNNNNNNNNNNNNNNNNNNNNNNNNNNNNNNNNNNNNNNNNNNNNNNNNNNNNNNNNNNNNNNNNNNNNNNNNNNNNNNNNNNNNNNNNNNNNNNNNNNNNNNNNNNNNNNNNNNNNNNNNNNNNNNNNNNNNNNNNNNNNNNNNNNNNNNNNNNNNNNNNNNNNNNNNNNNNNNNNNNNNNNNNNNNNNNNNNNNNNNNNNNNNNNNNNNNNNNNNNNNNNNNNNNNNNNNNNNNNNNNNNNNNNNNNNNNNNNNNNNNNNNNNNNNNNNNNNNNNNNNNNNNNNNNNNNNNNNNNNNNNNNNNNNNNNNNNNNNNNNNNNNNNNNNNNNNNNNNNNNNNNNNNNNNNNNNNNNNNNNNNNNNNNNNNNNNNNNNNNNNNNNNNNNNNNNNNNNNNNNNNNNNNNNNNNNNNNNNNNNNNNNNNNNNNNNNNNNNNNNNNNNNNNNNNNNNNNNNNNNNNNNNNNNNNNNNNNNNNNNNNNNNNNNNNNNNNNNNNNNNNNNNNNNNNNNNNNNNNNNNNNNNNNNNNNNNNNNNNNNNNNNNNNNNNNNNNNNNNNNNNNNNNNNNNNNNNNNNNNNNNNNNNNNNNNNNNNNNNNNNNNNNNNNNNNNNNNNNNNNNNNNNNNNNNNNNNNNNNNNNNNNNNNNNNNNNNNNNNNNNNNNNNNNNNNNNNNNNNNNNNNNNNNNNNNNNNNNNNNNNNNNNNNNNNNNNNN
This sequence is a window from Apium graveolens cultivar Ventura chromosome 9, ASM990537v1, whole genome shotgun sequence. Protein-coding genes within it:
- the LOC141686369 gene encoding putative mitochondrial protein AtMg00820 produces the protein MDAEMKSIEKNSTWYLTELPAGAKKIGVKWVFKTKFNENGEVEKYKAHLVAKGYAQEYEIDYEEVYPPVSRMDTVQMLLALAEQRGWTVYQLDVKSSFLH